The following is a genomic window from Ancylothrix sp. D3o.
AAGCGTTCGCCTTCATTTCGGCCAATTGTAACTAATCCTATTTTGCTCATTTTGCCTCTGTTTTTGTTGGAATAAGTTTTGCCGGAATTCCTACTGCTGTACTACTTGCAGGAATATCAGAAAGGACAACAGCATTCGCACCAATACAAGCATCATCGCCGATAGTTAAATTGCCTAAAATTTTCGCACCGGCACCTATATTTACACGATTTCCTAATTTTGGTGCATCAAAAGGCCGGTCTAAATAACGATTCCCCAAAGTCACACCTTGACGAATAATACAATCATCGCCAATCACGGAATAACCATGAATAACTATCCCACTTTGATGCTCAATAATTACACGCCGGCCCAGTTGGACAGTGTAGGGTAATTCTATGCCGTAACCATTACGGATTTTGCGATATAAAGAACGATAAAGCACACTTAAAGGAGCGCGAAAAATCAAGGGTTTAATGGTCATTCTCCACGCCCCAAAACGCTGCACAGCAACGGCACGAAATCCGGGGAGCGTCCAATCGCGTCCGTGTGCGATCCAATCTTCTTTAATTTGCGCCCAAAGTCCTAATTTTTCTGGTTCTTGGCTCATACTTCCACTCCTTTTAAAACAACACTATTACGGATAAAATCAGTTAAAATTTGTGGCGGATCGCTGTCTGGTTTGCGCTGAATAGAACGCCGCATCCGCCATAAAACGAATCCAAAAACCCATAGTGCATCTGCAACCGCTGCATACAACCGGCCATAATTTTTGACAAAAAATCTTTTACGAGAATCAAACCAATAACCCGGTAATCTTTTCGGCGGTTTTTTGGTATCTGTGACACCGGAACTTTGCCCGACTAAATGCACTACCCGACTTGCCGGCACATACCAACATGGCCACCCGGCTTTATTTGCTGATAAACAAAAGTCTTCTTCTTCAAAATACATAAAGTATTTTTCATCGAGTAAACCAATGCTTTCAAATACTTCTCTGCGGATAATCATACTCGCACCGGCCACCCAATCTGTGACGCAATTTTCATCACTTACAGGCGGTGCAATCACCCATTTTGATAATAATTTTGTTACTACTCCTAAGCGCAATCCATTATCAAGTTCACTTTGGATTGTATGAAAGCGAAATGCTGAACATTGCGGGGTGGTATCGGGGTCTTCTAACCGACTGCCGGCAATCCCAACTGTGGGGTTTTCGTCCATAAAATTAACCAAAATTTCTAAAGCTTTTGGTCGGACAATTGTATCGGGATTTAGCAGTAAAATATATTGAGGTGGATTGGCTGATTCTAAAGCTTTGCGAATCACAGCATTATTGCCATAAGCATAACCGCCATTGCGATCTAAAGGCATAAAAGAAACCCAATTTTGCCAATTTTCGCTTTTAATGGCGCTGCTTATTTCCTCAACAGAATTATCACCAGATGCGTTATCAGAAACGACCACATGAGTGCCTGGTAACGCTTGTATCTCACTTTCTAGGGAGCGTAAACAATCGATTGTGAGGGCGGGTGTGCGATAGTTGACAATCACTACCAGCAACCGAGTTGCGCTGTTTTGGGGAAATTCATTAACCATTTTCTATTTTTCTCCTATTAAAAAAGTTAACTAACTGTGATTGGTTCTCGATTGAATTCTTCAGAATTTGGAGGGCTAAAAACAACGCTTTCTGCTGGATTTGGCTGCCGGTCTAACAAATCAAAAATCTTGCTATCTTTGCTCATTTCAAATTTGCGAGCAAATAACTTTGTCGAGTAAGCTAACCTTGTATAATCTTTGGCAACAAAAATGCGAGGTCGGGTAGGGTTGGGATTATTCCAATCGATGTAAAATTTATTATCTTTGACAATTTTTTCTTTAAATGGCGAATTAACAATCAAAGTTTGGAAGAACATTTCATCGGGAATATCCACATATTTAAAAAACTCTACAAAACCAGGATTTTGCTGTAAATAACTGTGAATATACTCGACACACTCGCGGGGTAAACAGCAAAATTGTGAACCGCGATAAGGTTCAAAACCTTGGGGAAATTGCCGTTTGGGTTTCACCGGCGCCAAAAACATTAAACTTGACCACAAGGCTGATAGAATTTTAAACCATTTTTTATTCCCCCGACAATAGCGGTTAAAAGAATTGAGATTCAGCGAACCTGGAAAAACAAACCGCAAACTGCCAAAGCGAAAATGCCAGTAATTGATATTATCATAGTTACGATTTGGCCAGCCGATAGCATCCGTTGGAATAGAATTATCTTGATATTCGAGAAAAATTTGGTCGGGGTTTTGACTAAAAAATTCTTCAATTTGGGCAGTGGATTTTACAGGGTAATCTTGACCGCTTAAAAATACAAGGCGGTCAAAATCTAGTTGCCGGTTGCAGAGTTCTTTAATTCCCTCCAGCATTGCTGCAACTATGCCAAAATCTCCCCAATAGCAAGAAATTCTTTTTGTAAACCAAACATTAGGAAAATTGAGGTTAGATGTCAGTTGGGTATAAATTTCTGGGGAAGTTTTTTTGTCAATGTGTAAGAAAAACAAAGCGTTTTCATTATTAAGGCGGTTCACCAAACGAATTAACTGTTCTGGGAACCTATGCGCGAGAATAATGTAGGCAATTTTCATCGTTTTTCCTCAAATTTTAAACAGTAATTTTTTGCGATATCGGCAAGTTAGCTTTTTCTGCCAAGCTTTGAATCACAGAACTAAGCGCAGCAGCCCAACCTTTAGAAACGTCATAAAATTGTTCTTGCAATGCTAAACAATTGCGACGTTTTTGCTCGTAAAATTCGCGGTCATCGGATAATTTTAAAATCGCATCTCCGTAAGCTTGGGTATCATTGGGCGGAACTTCCACCACCCCAGAACCTACATAAGATAAAGCCGGACAAACGGCGGAAGTAATAACAGGACGGCCTGCTAAAATTGCCTCAGCCACCACTTGATTAAACCCCTCAACAAAATCTGTAGTTGTGGGTACAATCACTGCGTGAGAACGATTAAACATTTCCCTCATTTGTGGTTTATTGCAATAACCATAACAAACAAAAGTTGCCGTTACTCCTGCTTGCTGTGCAGCGAGACGCAAAGACTCTAACTGCGAACCATTTCCGCACACATCAAAGGTGATATTTTGGCGATTTTCGGCGGCGAAACGCTTGGCAATTTCTAATAAATCAAAAACACCTTTATCACGTTCAATTCTGCCGGCAAATAGAACCCGAAACGGCGACGCATTGATATCAGGATCAACCACACCGGCAAATTCAGAACGTCGATAGGTAGGTAAAAATTCGACTATTGGCGCGTGTTGGTTGCCGGTTAGCTGTTTAACTTGTTCAGCAATATCCTCAGAAGCTACTAAAATTGCCGTGCAATCTTTGGCAAAAAAGCGGCGGTTGAGATTTAAAATTAACTTCTCTTTTCCACTTGGAACCTGATATTTCCGCCACAAAACACAATGCAAAGTCGGCACAACCTTTACGCCAAAAACCGGCAGTAAAGACAAAAGAAACCAATGCGTTGTTCCGTCCGCCACCACAGCAAAATCTGCCTTAAATAAAAGCGCCGAAACAATCAACCTCAACCCATACCAAATTTGTCCCAAATGATAGAAAATCCCCGACGCATTCCGACCGGGGAGTGGCCGGTGTTCCAAAGTAAAATTCGCCGCCTTCAGTAGCTTTTTATCACTACTAGACGAAATAACATAACCTTCGGCATCCAAATCGCGGCAAACATCATAAAATTGCCCAGAATAAGTTACAGAAACCTGGGATGGATCATCTTGATTTTTCGCCCAATATTCATAAGTTGTGATCACATTTCCAGGGCCGGCAGCATAAATAATCTTAACTATTTTTGTCATTATTTTTTCCTCATTTTTTATTCAAAAAACCTTATTTTTACCCTCAACGTTTTTCACAACCCTCCCACCAACAAGGATTTTTATCAATAAAATCCATCAAAGCATTATATTTTGGAGAACCCTCTTGATCTACATATTCCAAAGCACCCCAACTTCCCCACTTACCAGGAACAGCAACATCAACAAAGTGCATAAAAAGCGTGCCTCCAGCTTGTTTCCAATTGTTGAGTAATTGAGTGTACACCGCATACATTTCGGGATGTTGGTTAAGAGCAATAAAAAAATCTGTCAGTTTCTCATTATTTTCTAAACCTATTTTTCCTACAATATGCTGACCCCCTTCGTATGCAACCAATTGTAGACCCTTATCTTTCGCAACCTTTGCTTGGTAAAGAAAACTCTTCATATTCTTATCCAAACTATCGCTACTTGTGCCATCTCCTAATACATTCCCCTCTTTTAATTGTTGAAAAGCCTTTGCAAAACCGCCATCCGAATCTTGCCACCAAGATTCAATATTTTTAAGGCTTTCTTTCTCACCCAACTTTCCACTAAAATAGCCGGTCATTGCATAAGCATCTATGCCATGTTGATAGCAAGGCTTATTTCCTTCCGCCACCCACAAAGGACAGTCTAA
Proteins encoded in this region:
- a CDS encoding serine O-acetyltransferase; the encoded protein is MSQEPEKLGLWAQIKEDWIAHGRDWTLPGFRAVAVQRFGAWRMTIKPLIFRAPLSVLYRSLYRKIRNGYGIELPYTVQLGRRVIIEHQSGIVIHGYSVIGDDCIIRQGVTLGNRYLDRPFDAPKLGNRVNIGAGAKILGNLTIGDDACIGANAVVLSDIPASSTAVGIPAKLIPTKTEAK
- a CDS encoding glycosyltransferase family 2 protein, encoding MVNEFPQNSATRLLVVIVNYRTPALTIDCLRSLESEIQALPGTHVVVSDNASGDNSVEEISSAIKSENWQNWVSFMPLDRNGGYAYGNNAVIRKALESANPPQYILLLNPDTIVRPKALEILVNFMDENPTVGIAGSRLEDPDTTPQCSAFRFHTIQSELDNGLRLGVVTKLLSKWVIAPPVSDENCVTDWVAGASMIIRREVFESIGLLDEKYFMYFEEEDFCLSANKAGWPCWYVPASRVVHLVGQSSGVTDTKKPPKRLPGYWFDSRKRFFVKNYGRLYAAVADALWVFGFVLWRMRRSIQRKPDSDPPQILTDFIRNSVVLKGVEV
- a CDS encoding beta-1,6-N-acetylglucosaminyltransferase, with translation MKIAYIILAHRFPEQLIRLVNRLNNENALFFLHIDKKTSPEIYTQLTSNLNFPNVWFTKRISCYWGDFGIVAAMLEGIKELCNRQLDFDRLVFLSGQDYPVKSTAQIEEFFSQNPDQIFLEYQDNSIPTDAIGWPNRNYDNINYWHFRFGSLRFVFPGSLNLNSFNRYCRGNKKWFKILSALWSSLMFLAPVKPKRQFPQGFEPYRGSQFCCLPRECVEYIHSYLQQNPGFVEFFKYVDIPDEMFFQTLIVNSPFKEKIVKDNKFYIDWNNPNPTRPRIFVAKDYTRLAYSTKLFARKFEMSKDSKIFDLLDRQPNPAESVVFSPPNSEEFNREPITVS
- a CDS encoding glycosyltransferase family 4 protein encodes the protein MTKIVKIIYAAGPGNVITTYEYWAKNQDDPSQVSVTYSGQFYDVCRDLDAEGYVISSSSDKKLLKAANFTLEHRPLPGRNASGIFYHLGQIWYGLRLIVSALLFKADFAVVADGTTHWFLLSLLPVFGVKVVPTLHCVLWRKYQVPSGKEKLILNLNRRFFAKDCTAILVASEDIAEQVKQLTGNQHAPIVEFLPTYRRSEFAGVVDPDINASPFRVLFAGRIERDKGVFDLLEIAKRFAAENRQNITFDVCGNGSQLESLRLAAQQAGVTATFVCYGYCNKPQMREMFNRSHAVIVPTTTDFVEGFNQVVAEAILAGRPVITSAVCPALSYVGSGVVEVPPNDTQAYGDAILKLSDDREFYEQKRRNCLALQEQFYDVSKGWAAALSSVIQSLAEKANLPISQKITV